The genomic stretch ACGAAGCCCCACAACACCAGCTCGACGGTCGGCCAGAACAGGATCTCGAACATGCGGATCGGGCTGCGCCGCAGCGCCGCGAAGTCGCGCCGCACCACGCCCAGCACCCGCATGCGCCGGGCGGCGAAACCGAGGGGAGGCAGGGTCAGGGTCGTCATCCGCGGGCCACCTTCAGGAACACCTCTTCCAGGTCTTCGGCCCCGTAGTGGCCGGCCAGCTCGGCCGCGCTGCCGGCGGCCACGACGAGGCCGTCCGACATGAAGTGGATGCGGTCGCACATGCGCTCCACCTCCCGCATGTTGTGCGAGGTGATCAGCATGGCGCTGCCGTTGTCCCTGGCCAGGCGGGACAGCAGGCCGCGGATGCGATCGCCGGCGTCGGGGTCGAGGTTGGCCGTGGGCTCGTCGAGCACCAGCAGCCGGGGCGCGTTGAGCAGTGCCTTGGCCAGCTGCACGCGGGTGCGCTGCCCGGACGAGAGCGCCATCATCTGCCGCTTGGCGAGCGGGCCCAGCTCGAACAGCTCGATCACCTCCTCGACGCGCCGGCGCGGGTGGCGTACGGCGTAGAGGCGGGCGAACGCGTCGAGCACCTCCCGCACTCTTAACACACCGGGCAGGTCGACGTAGCTGGCGGCGAAGTTGACCTGGCTGAGCGTCTCGGTCCGGTGCTGGGCCAGCTCCATGCCGAACAGCTTGATGCTGCCGGCGTCCGGGATGATGAGGCCGAGCAGCATGTGGAGGGTGGTCGACTTGCCGGCGCCGTTGGGGCCGAGCAGCCCCACGACCTCGCCTTCGCCGACGGTGAGGCTCAGGTCGCGGACGGCCGTGACCGATCCGAACCGTTTGAGCAGATGGGATGCCTGCAGGATGGCCACCGGTCAAGCCTGCGTTCCCGGGCCGGGTCAAGGCAACGGGTTTTCCGCCCGCCGGCGCAACATCCTGAGCAGGTCCCATTCGTTCTCGCAGACACGGCGGCCGATCGCGGCCAGTTCGACGGAACGGGCGCCGCCGCGAAGGTGCCGCATGGTCTGCATGACGCAGATGACGCCCCACTTGAGCACGCCGAAGGTCTCCCACCAGCGCAGCGCGTCCCGGTCCACCGGGTCGCCGCCGGCGCGTTCGTAGGCGTGGATGAGGTCGTCGTAGTCGCCGAACCCGCCGACCGGCAGCGGCGAGCCGAACCGCCACGCCTTCACGCACAACCACCCGAGGTCCTCCAGCGGGTCGCCGGCGTGGGCCAGCTCCCAGTCCAGGACCGCCCTGATGCCCTCGGGGCCGATGATCAGGTTGCCGTTGCGGAAGTCGCCGTGCACCACGCTGCGCCGGCCGGGCCGTGGCCGGGTCGCGGCCAGCCGGCGCAGCGCCAGCTCGAACACCGGGTGCGGCTGGCCCAGCCGGTCGAGCACGTCCTGCCAGCGGCGCAGCGGATCGGTCTCGGGCTCCGCCTCCGCGTGCAGGCACGACAGCGGCATGCGGTGGATGGCGGCCAGCGCCTGCCCGCACTGGGCGGCGAGCCGGGGCCGGGCCGCGGCGTAGGCGTCGTCGCGCAGGATCTTGCGCGGGATCGTCTCGCCGGGCACCCGCGTCATGAGGATGTGCGACGCGCCGCTGGAGATGATCCGCGGCACCGGCACCCCGGCCTGGAACGCGGTCCGCATCAGCACGGCCTCCTCCGCCAGCGTGGCGCCGGCCTCCAGTGCGGCGCCAGGGGAGTCGAGCCGCAGGACCAGCTCGTGCCGGGTGCCGTCGGCGGCGGCGACGTCGAGCGCCCACGTCTCGCGGGAGGCCCCGCCGGGCAGCCGGACGCGGTGCGGGATCACCGACCCGGCCCCGAACACCGTGCGGACGATCTCCTCGACCCGGCTCATCGCAGGCCGAACTCCCAGTTGCCGCCCGCCGCGTAGACGCCCAGGATCCGCCGTCCCACCGAGTCGATGTGCACTTCGTCGGGCCCGTCATAGATCCGCCCGGCGCGCGCGTGCCGATACATCCGCTCGAGTGGCGTGTCCGGTGTCAGGCCCGCGGCCCCGTAGACCTGGATGGCGCGGTCGATCACGTTGTGCAGCATACGCGCTCCGACGACCTTGATCGCGCCGATCTCCACCCGCGCGTCGGAGCCGGCGTCGATGGCCTCGGCGGCCTGCAGCGTGAGCAGCCTGGCCGCCTGGATCTCGGTGAAGGAGTCGAACACGTGCCGGCGCATGAGCTGCTTGTCCGCCAGCGGCCCGCCGAACGCGCTGCGCTCGTGCAGCCTGCGGCACATCAGGTCGAAGGCACGCTGTGCCTGGCCGAGCCAGCGCATGCAGTGGAAGATCCGGCCGGGCCCCAGGCGTTGCTGCGCGATGGCGAACCCGTGGCCGCGCCGGCCGAGCAGGTTGGCGGCGGGCACGCGGACGTCCTCGTAGCGCACCTCGCAGTGCGCCCCGTCCAGTCCCAGCACCGGCGTCTCGCGCACGATCGTGTAGCCGGGCGTGTCGGTCGGCACCAGGATCATGGAGAACGCCAGATGTGGCGGCGCGTCCGGCTCGGTGCGGCACATCACGGTCGTGTACGCCGCCCGCGACGCCCCGGTCGTGAACCACTTGTGCCCGTTGATCACCCATTCGTCGCCGTCGAGCACGGCGGCCGTGCGGATCTGGGTGGGGTCGGAGCTGGACACCGACGGCTCGGTCATGGCGAAGCTGGGCCAGATGTCGCCGCGCACCAGCGGCTCCAGGTAGCGTGCGCGCTGCTCGGGCGAGGCGTGCTCGTGCAGCATGAGCGAGTCCTGCAAGGTGAACGTGCCCAGCGCGAGCTGCCCGTACTCGCTGCGTCCCTGCACCTCGTTGACGTAGACGTAGTCGAGGAACGGCAGACCGCCGCCGCCCAGCTCGCGCGGGTGGCCGAGCGCCCACAGGCCTTCCTTCTTCGCCTCGTCCCGCAGCTCGTCCAGTGCGGCCGCGGCGGCCGGACCGCCCCCGTGCAGCACCGGCTCGGCGGGCTCGACCCGCTCGGTCATGAACGCGTGGACGGCATCGCGGATCGGCCGGACGCCGGCGGGCACGGCGAAACTCATGAAATGATCTCAGCCGACAATCGTTGCCGAGTCAACGGTCTCAGGGCAGCCAGCTGACCCGGCCGCGCAGGAACGCGTACCCGACGAAGGCGACGGCGTCGATGAGCGTGTGCGCCACCACGAGCGGCATCGCGCGCCCCCACCGCTGGTACAGCCGCCCGAACACCACGCCCATCACCACGTTCCCGACGAACCCGCCGAACCCCTGATACAGGTGGTACGACCCTCGCAGCAACGACGAGACCGCGATCGCCTTCCACGGACCCCACCCGGCCTGCCCGAGCCGGTGCAGCAGATACCCGGCGACCAGCACCTCCTCCAGCACGCCGTTCTGCGCTGCCGCGAGCAGCAGCACCGGCACCTGCCACCACACCTCGGGCAGCGCCCCGGGAACGACCGTCAGGTTCACCCCGCTCGCCCACACCGCCAGGTAGAACGCCAGCCCGCTGCCGCCGATCGCGGCCGCGAGCAACGCCCCGCGCAGCGCGTCGCGCCCCGGCTCGCGCAGGTCCGCGCCGATGGTGCGCATGGACTCCCCGGAGCGCACCAGCAAGTACGCCACCAGCCCGACCGGCGCCACCGAGATCGCGATCTGCACGAGCTGCAACGTCAGATCCAGCCAGGGCCGCCCCGGCGCCATCGAGCCGACGAGCACCGCCTGCTGGCTCTTCAGCTCCTTGGGCGCGGTGAGCGCCCCGACCAGCCGCACGAACGCGACCAGGGCGCTCGCGCCGAGCGAGACCGACAACACGACGAAGATCTCGGCCCGGATGAGCTTGGGCCCGAGCACGGGGGAGAGTGCGGTGGGAGACTCTGTGCGCATGGCCGCAGGTTAGCGGCTGGCCGCTCGAATCTGGATAAAGGGAGATCGGATGACGAAGGGGCCGCACGACGTGCCCACGGCGGCGGAGCTCGTGGCCGCCGTGCGTGATTTCCTCGAGAGCGACGTGCTGCCGGCCGTCGAGGGACGGGTGCGGTTCCACACCCGGGTCGCGATCAACGTGCTGGGCATGGTCGAGCGGGAGATCGAGCTGGGCCCGGCGCAGGCGCAGGAGCACGCCGCGCGGCTGGCCGCGCTGGGCGTGGCCAGTGACGCCGAGCTGGCCGCCGCCCTCCGCGGCGGCCGGATCGCCGACGACCACGACCTCATCGTGGCCCTGGAGGAGACCGTCCGGGCCAAGCTGGAGGTCGCCAACCCCGGCTACCTCGTGGAGGAGTGACCGGAGGCCCGCCCCCGGGGGAAGGGGCGGGCCTGCGGGGGTCAGTGCGAGCCCGTCAGGTCCAGGTCCTTGACCTTGGGGTCGCCCTCGTCGGCGAAGTAGTCGTCACGCGAGGTCGCGTCCGGCCCGTCGGCCACCTTGAGCGCCCGGAACAGCAGCGTGCCCAGCGCCGCCACCACCAGGTTGACGATCACCGCCACGAACCCGACGTAGATCGTCATCTTGGTGTCGAAACCGAAGTTGGCCAGCGGGAACGCCGAGCCGCCGAAGTGCGCCTTGCCGGTGGCCGGGTTCGGGATGAGGTAGAGCATCCACATGCCCGCCGCCAGGCCGGCCGCCCAGCCCGCCATCAGGCCGCCCTTGTGGAACCAGCGCGTGTAGAGGCCGAGCGCCACCGACGGCAGCGTCTGCAGGATGATCACGCCGCCGATGAGCTGCAGGTCGATGGAGAACTGCGGGTCCAGCACCAGGATGCACAGCACCGCGCCGACCTTGACCAGGAGCGAGGTCACCTTGGACACCTTGGCCTCCTGGGCGTCGGTGGCCTGCTTGTTGATGTACTCGCGGTAGATGTTGCGGGTGAACAGGTTGGCCGCCGCGATCGACATGATCGCCGCGGGGACCAGCGCGCCGATGCCGATGGCGGCGTAGGCGACGCCGGTGAACCAGTCGGGGAACATGTCATTGAACAGCTGCGGCACGATCGTGTTGGCGTCCGGCTTGCCGTTCGCGTTCATGACCGGCTTGGTGCCCGCCGCGATCGCCATGTAGCCGAGCAGCGCGATCAGGCCGAGCAGGAGGCTGTAGGCGGGCAGCGCGGACATGTTGCGCTTGATCACGTTGCGGTTCTTGGAGGCCAGCACGCCGGTGAGGCTGTGCGGGTAGAGGAACAGCGCCAGCGCCGAGCCGAAGGCCAGGGTGATGTACTGCAGCTGGTTGGCGGCGTTGAGGGTGATGCCGTCGCCGGGTGCGGGCGAGGCGTCGAACTTGGCCTTGGCCGCGTCGAAGATCGACCCCCAGCCGCCCAGCTTGGCCGGGATGTAGATGACCGCCGCCAGGATCACGATGTAGATCAGCGTGTCCTTGACGAAGGCGATCAGCGCGGGGGCGCGCAGGCCCGACTGGTAGGTGTAGGCCGCCAGGATCGCGAACGCGATGATGATCGGCAGGTGCCCGGTGATGCCCATCGCCTTCAGCACGGCCTCGATGCCGACCAGCTGCAGCGCGATGTACGGCATGGTCGCCACCAGGCCGGTGATCGCCACCAGCAGCGCCAGCGTCGGCGACCCGAAGCGGGCCCGGACGAAGTCGGCCGGCGTCACGAACCCGTGCACGTGCGACACCGACCACATCCTGATCAGGACCAGGAACACCAGCGGATAGATGATCACGGTGTACGGCACGGCGAAGAAGCCCATGGCTCCCGCGCCGAACACCAGCGCGGGCACCGCCACGAACGTGTACGCGGTGTACAGGTCACCGCCCACCAGGAACCAGGTGATCCAGGACCCGAAGTTCCGGCCGCCCAGGCCCCACTCGTTCAGGCTCTCGATGGTCTCGGGCCGCCGCCAGCGGGCCGCCACGAACCCCATGGCGCTGACGACCAGGAACAACACGACGAAGACGACCAGCTCGGTCGTGTGCTGGCTCATTTCGTCATCCTGTACACGATCGTGGTCGACACGACGCCGACCCCGATGAAGGCCAGCTGCAGCCAGTAGAACAGCGGGAAGCCCAGCAGGCGGGGCTCGTCACTGTTGAACAGGAACGTCATCAGCGGCAGCACGATCGGCACGATCAGCAGCCAGTTCCAGGGGCTGCGATCGGTGCGCGGCTGCCCGGGTTCCCCGGTAGTCATCGACCCTCCGATGCATGGATCAGCGGCCGGCGGTGACCGGCTGCTGACAGGTAGTCAATGGAGGGAGAGTAGCTTTACGGTGGTATTAAACCCAATGTCCCTGATGTTACGGTTTGGCCTAAATGTCGGAACGCCGTCTCGACATATGAGACCCATAAGGGTGGCACCGTTCTGGGAGCTTAATTACCGGGACGCCGCCTGCAGATCAACGATCGGCGAATGGTCGGTTGCGCGCGCTGAACGGCAGCCCGCGGAAAACATGACATGAGATGTCCTCTTTCCCGGGAACGCTCGGCCGCATGATTGCTTTGGTGGCGGGGTCGACCCGCGGCACGGGACGAGGAATAGCGGTGGCGCTGGGCGCGGCCGGCGCGACGGTCTACTGCACCGGCAGGAGCACGCGCGAGCGCCGCTCGGAGATGAACAGGCCGGAGACCATCGAGGAGACGGCGGAGCTGGTCACGGCGGCCGGCGGCACCGGCATCGCCGTCCAGGTGGACCATCTGGAGCCCGCCCAGGTGGCGGCGCTGGCCGAGCGCGTGGATCGCGAGCAGGGGCGGCTCGACGTCCTGGTCAACGACGTGTGGGGCAGCGACCACCTGTGGGAGTGGGACACCCCCGTGTGGAAACACGACATGGACAAGGGTCTGCGGCTGCTCCGGCTGGCCGTCGACACCCACATCATCAGCAGCGGACATCTCCTGCCCCTGCTGATCAGGAACGAGGGCGGGCTGGTCGTGGAGGTCACCGACGGCACCTGGGCGTTCAACGAGACCCGCTACCGGCAGAACGTCTACTACGACCTGGCCAAGATGTCGGTGAACCGGCTGGCGTTCGCCTGGTCCAAGGAGCTGCACCCGTACGGCGGGACAGCGGTGGCCGTCACGCCCGGCTTCCTGCGCTCGGAGGCGATGCTCGACAACTTCGGCGTCACCGAGGACACCTGGCGCGAGGCCAAGGTGCCCCACAAGAGCTGGCTGGTCTCCGAGACCCC from Nonomuraea polychroma encodes the following:
- a CDS encoding acyl-CoA dehydrogenase family protein encodes the protein MSFAVPAGVRPIRDAVHAFMTERVEPAEPVLHGGGPAAAAALDELRDEAKKEGLWALGHPRELGGGGLPFLDYVYVNEVQGRSEYGQLALGTFTLQDSLMLHEHASPEQRARYLEPLVRGDIWPSFAMTEPSVSSSDPTQIRTAAVLDGDEWVINGHKWFTTGASRAAYTTVMCRTEPDAPPHLAFSMILVPTDTPGYTIVRETPVLGLDGAHCEVRYEDVRVPAANLLGRRGHGFAIAQQRLGPGRIFHCMRWLGQAQRAFDLMCRRLHERSAFGGPLADKQLMRRHVFDSFTEIQAARLLTLQAAEAIDAGSDARVEIGAIKVVGARMLHNVIDRAIQVYGAAGLTPDTPLERMYRHARAGRIYDGPDEVHIDSVGRRILGVYAAGGNWEFGLR
- a CDS encoding phosphotransferase family protein encodes the protein MSRVEEIVRTVFGAGSVIPHRVRLPGGASRETWALDVAAADGTRHELVLRLDSPGAALEAGATLAEEAVLMRTAFQAGVPVPRIISSGASHILMTRVPGETIPRKILRDDAYAAARPRLAAQCGQALAAIHRMPLSCLHAEAEPETDPLRRWQDVLDRLGQPHPVFELALRRLAATRPRPGRRSVVHGDFRNGNLIIGPEGIRAVLDWELAHAGDPLEDLGWLCVKAWRFGSPLPVGGFGDYDDLIHAYERAGGDPVDRDALRWWETFGVLKWGVICVMQTMRHLRGGARSVELAAIGRRVCENEWDLLRMLRRRAENPLP
- a CDS encoding ABC transporter ATP-binding protein, which codes for MAILQASHLLKRFGSVTAVRDLSLTVGEGEVVGLLGPNGAGKSTTLHMLLGLIIPDAGSIKLFGMELAQHRTETLSQVNFAASYVDLPGVLRVREVLDAFARLYAVRHPRRRVEEVIELFELGPLAKRQMMALSSGQRTRVQLAKALLNAPRLLVLDEPTANLDPDAGDRIRGLLSRLARDNGSAMLITSHNMREVERMCDRIHFMSDGLVVAAGSAAELAGHYGAEDLEEVFLKVARG
- a CDS encoding DUF6285 domain-containing protein — its product is MTKGPHDVPTAAELVAAVRDFLESDVLPAVEGRVRFHTRVAINVLGMVEREIELGPAQAQEHAARLAALGVASDAELAAALRGGRIADDHDLIVALEETVRAKLEVANPGYLVEE
- the mctP gene encoding monocarboxylate uptake permease MctP, with product MSQHTTELVVFVVLFLVVSAMGFVAARWRRPETIESLNEWGLGGRNFGSWITWFLVGGDLYTAYTFVAVPALVFGAGAMGFFAVPYTVIIYPLVFLVLIRMWSVSHVHGFVTPADFVRARFGSPTLALLVAITGLVATMPYIALQLVGIEAVLKAMGITGHLPIIIAFAILAAYTYQSGLRAPALIAFVKDTLIYIVILAAVIYIPAKLGGWGSIFDAAKAKFDASPAPGDGITLNAANQLQYITLAFGSALALFLYPHSLTGVLASKNRNVIKRNMSALPAYSLLLGLIALLGYMAIAAGTKPVMNANGKPDANTIVPQLFNDMFPDWFTGVAYAAIGIGALVPAAIMSIAAANLFTRNIYREYINKQATDAQEAKVSKVTSLLVKVGAVLCILVLDPQFSIDLQLIGGVIILQTLPSVALGLYTRWFHKGGLMAGWAAGLAAGMWMLYLIPNPATGKAHFGGSAFPLANFGFDTKMTIYVGFVAVIVNLVVAALGTLLFRALKVADGPDATSRDDYFADEGDPKVKDLDLTGSH
- a CDS encoding DUF3311 domain-containing protein, producing the protein MTTGEPGQPRTDRSPWNWLLIVPIVLPLMTFLFNSDEPRLLGFPLFYWLQLAFIGVGVVSTTIVYRMTK
- a CDS encoding CPBP family intramembrane glutamic endopeptidase, producing the protein MRTESPTALSPVLGPKLIRAEIFVVLSVSLGASALVAFVRLVGALTAPKELKSQQAVLVGSMAPGRPWLDLTLQLVQIAISVAPVGLVAYLLVRSGESMRTIGADLREPGRDALRGALLAAAIGGSGLAFYLAVWASGVNLTVVPGALPEVWWQVPVLLLAAAQNGVLEEVLVAGYLLHRLGQAGWGPWKAIAVSSLLRGSYHLYQGFGGFVGNVVMGVVFGRLYQRWGRAMPLVVAHTLIDAVAFVGYAFLRGRVSWLP
- a CDS encoding SDR family oxidoreductase, which codes for MIALVAGSTRGTGRGIAVALGAAGATVYCTGRSTRERRSEMNRPETIEETAELVTAAGGTGIAVQVDHLEPAQVAALAERVDREQGRLDVLVNDVWGSDHLWEWDTPVWKHDMDKGLRLLRLAVDTHIISSGHLLPLLIRNEGGLVVEVTDGTWAFNETRYRQNVYYDLAKMSVNRLAFAWSKELHPYGGTAVAVTPGFLRSEAMLDNFGVTEDTWREAKVPHKSWLVSETPAYVGRGIAAIAADPDKQRWSGKSVDSGQLAEAYGLTDVDGSRPQVWRFITEVEEAGKDADPDDYR